In Trichomycterus rosablanca isolate fTriRos1 chromosome 5, fTriRos1.hap1, whole genome shotgun sequence, the sequence taatgtggttgtagtaactagtacaggtgactagttaactactacaatccTCATCATATTAAAATTTGCGTTCCtcaatttttgttcattttttaatattttgattcattactgtacctatACTGTGGAGCTTTTAacttgtattgtggttgtagtaactagtacaggggactagttaactactaaaacctttgtcttttcacAGATGTGCGTTTCTcgattattgttaaaaaaaaatattttttgattACGTATTATGCTGTGGgacttttaattaatattgtggttgtagtaactagtacaggtgactagttaactactacaacctttgtcttttttaaatgtgtgtttcttgatttttttttaaattttttaaaaacttttgtaATGCACCCAaactgggggacttttaattaatattgtggttgtagtaactagtacaggtgactagttaactactacaacctttgtcttttttaaatgtgtgtttcttgatttagtttaaatttttttttaaacttttgtaATGCACCCAaactgggggacttttaattattattgtggcTGTATTAACTAGTACAGGAGACTAGTTAAGTATTTCAACCTCAAAATGTGCGTTTCTCGCTGTTTACTGTAAGCATACTGTAGGATTTAATACAGGTGTATTAGATGGTACACGCCACTGGGTAATTACTACACCTCGGAACTTtatagacgctcccttagcacttcCTTAGCATTTCAGCGCGGATGCACCTCACATTTACCAGAtaacgttaaataaaaattaacagaaaaacctttttaaacaaaattaattgtagtttgttccttgtttactgagGTATCAGGTCGTGCAATTAATtagtttttggatgtttattagccgagaacgagccgaaagaaagtcgaatgtcaggcgaatgtccaatataaaactaactttaccacggTTAATAGGAATTAGGGGCCAGTGCGAATGTTTGGTTCATTAAGGAATTCTTTGGGGGATTGAAGCTTTTACATAATGCTGTTCAGGCGGGGTTTCTTTTCTGGTGAAATAGCTCTGTGTTTTGATCACTCCTGGTGCAGAGGGTATCGATTGATGGGACTGTTAATGTGAGTTCTGTGGTTTTTTGGACACTTTGACAGCATGGTGCCTTCATATCCACTACCGGAGGGTTTCTCAGAGCTCGATGTGTTTGCACTGGGTTCTTGTCTACTCGTTGAAGGTAGggcattaaaatgaataatggTGATGTTAATAAAGGTGCTTCGTGTTGTTGATTCCGGGAGGAATCTAACCAGTAAACGGTATGTCTGTAACCTTTATCATGCCGAGATATAATGTCTggattaaatgtaatattacgACATTGTGCGCATTAGGTGCATCATACGGTCACCTCAGTTTGCACGAATAATACTGCAGTGTCGTGTAATATTACGCTTTAACgcacattaatattaatatttcttTATCTTTCTCAGGTCTGCTTGGATTTCTCTTAAATGCTGTCACCGTTGTTGCTTTTCTTAGAATCCGAAATTTACGAACTCCGAGTAATTTCTTGATATTCTGCCTGGCTTTGGCTGACATGGGCATCGCATCCAACGCCACAATCGCAGCATTTTCAAGCTTTCTGAGGTGCGTTCATTAATTCTGGATCgatttttcctttttaaatcAATTCCAATTTAATATGTCAAAGTATGCCTGTACATTTTCGGTAGATAGTGATGACGTGCATGATATGTACAACTTAATCACTGGGACTGTGTAGAATTCATTCACGTTATTAGATGGGATTAGAACAGATGATTTGGGTGTAAACTAAGACTCTAAACatagtacagtggacccttgatttacgaatttaattggttctgaagggctgttcttaagtcaaaatgttcgttagttaaacctatttttcccataagaaataatgtaaacagaattaatccgtgccagacctcccaaaccacccccttacctaacgtttctaatgtcttaaaagatcttttttgttataaatacagtatattttcccataatcttaaattatagaatagacattcctgtaataaacaataataaacaacaatacacagtagtactgtacatacaaCACATACAtgacatttcagtacagtacatgtgctgtaccatacaccataatacatttccttctttttttataaaatgtatctaccagaaacaacaataactcatatttctctactatttccttctttatttcaatagtgttgtattttgtaggtgtaattgcacgaaagaaagaatactttactgagccgaattccttcttctctctcactcgctgtcccctctgtctgatacacagtgacagctactggcaggagtaattatacaacaacaaatagtgattttttttattttctcatcactgcacttcctctgcaccttctttggggacattttaatatagaattttacaaaatataaagaaaacaccggaaaaacaccttccgctgtccgaatgttcgctcactgtgtatatatatatatatatatatatatatatatatatatatatatatatatatatatatatatatatatatatatacagtacaggccaaaagtttggacacaccttctcattcaatgcgttttctgtattttcatgactatttacattgtagattctcactgaaggcatcaaaactatgaatgaacacatgtggagttatgtacttaacaaaaaaaggtgaaataactgaaaacatgttttatattctagtttcttcaaaatagccaccctttgctctgattactgctttgcacactcttggcattctctcaatgagcttcaagaggtagtcacctgaaatggttttcaggtgtgccttatcagggttaattagtggaatttcttgctttatcaatggggttgggaccatcagttgtgttgtgcagaagacAGGTTTCTACACAGCCGACAGCCCTATTGGACAACTGTTAAAATTCAAGAACCAATCAGCTAACTAAGGAAAAACGAGTGGCCATCATTACTTTAAGAAATGAAGGTCAGTCAGTCCGGAAAATtgcaaaaactttaaatgtgtcCCCAAGTGGAGTCACAAAAACCATCAAGCGCTACAGCGAAACTGGCACACACGAGGACCGACCCAGgaaaggaagaccaagagtcacctctgcttctcaggacaagttcatccgagtcaccagcctcagaaatcgcaagttaacagcagctcagatcacagaccagttgaatgccacacagagttctagcagcagacccatctctagaacaactgttaagaggagactgcacaaatcaggccttcatggtcaaatagctgctaggaaaccactgctaaggagaggcaacaagcagaagagatttgtttgggccaaaaaacacaaggaatggacattagaccagtggaaatctgggctttggtctgatgagtccaaattTGAGATCTTTGGTTCCAACCGCCGTGTCTTTGTGAGACGCAGAAAAGGTGAACGGATGGATTCCACATGCCTGGTtcccactgtgaagcatggaggaggagctgtgatggtgtgggggtgttttgctggtgacactgttggggatttattcaaaattgaaggcacactgaaccagcatggctaccacagcatcctgcagcgacatgccatcccatctggtttgcgtttagttggaccatcatttatttttcaacaggacaatgaccccaaacacacctccaggctgtgtaagggctatttgaccaagaaggagagtgatggagtgcTGCGGCAGATGACTTGGCCTCCACAGTCACCGGACCTGAACCCAATCGAGATGGTTTGGGGTGAGCTGGACCGCAGAGTAAAGGCAAAGGGGCCAACAAGTGCTAAACACCTCTGGGAACTccttcaagactgttggaaaaccatttcaggtgactacctcttgaagctcattgagagaatgccaagagtgtgcaaagcagtaatcagagcaaagggtggctattttgaagaaactagaatataaaacatgttttcagttatttcacctttttttgttaagtacataactccacatgtgttcattcatagttttgatgccttcagtgagaatctacaatgtaaatagtcatgaaaatacagaaaacgcattgaatgagaaggtgtgtccaaacttttggcctgtactgtatatatatatatatatatagagagagagagagagagagagagagagagagacggtcggagttaacttgttcatgacgtcacgtgtttcgcgaatttctgttcgtaatccgaaatttgttcgtacgttaagttgaaaaagatcgtttgcaaagtccaaagacatgcaagtgaggtgaattagagacactaaattgtccatgactatgtttgatataatcttgtgaactgatgaatcttgtttaatgagtaactaccgtttcctgtcatgaatgtaaccaaaagtgtaaaacatgacgttaaaatcctaataaacaaacaaacaaacaatagggGGGGGCATTCAGATATGCTCAACATGCACCCCTTCCCTCCAATATACTGAtggaaaaatgataaataaacatattccattCACTAGCTTTGGGTAGGATtcatcagtgttcccatcagttgttgatacGGCAGGAATGTTTAGAATGCCAGGAACGTCTTTCCCCCCAAATGCTCAGTTCTTGGTTTGTttgcttattaggattttaacgtcatgttttacactttggttacattcatgacaggaacagtagttacttattacacaaggttcatcagttcacaaggttatatcaaacacagtcttggacaatttagtgtctccaattcacctcacttgcatgcttttggactgtgggaggaaaccggagcacccggaggaaacccacgtggacacggggagaacatgcattcTTGGTGTGAGTTAGTGTTTGTTAAGCACTGCTTACAGTTTAGGTCCAAAGTTTACGTACATTTGTTAAGGAATTGTATCAATTGTATGTATTTAGGCTTTATTCCTTATGAAAAACAGTTTTACCAGGGACAATATAAATATGACTTTATGTCTatctaattttaataattatttatggtAAATAACCCCACAGATACTGGCCCTATGGATCAGAAGGATGCCAGACCCATGGCTTTCATGGATTCCTGACTGCACTTTCCAGCATTCAATTCATCGCAGCAATAGCATGGGACAGATACTCTCAATACTGCACCAGTAAGGCAAGACAAAAGGCAACACTTGGTTATAAGGTTTCTCATTAAAACCTAAAGTCaaccaaagagaaaaaaaattgtaTATAAATAACAAATCTTTGTGATTCATTAGTTATTAGAGAAAAAAATACAGAACCACTTTACACATTAAAATGATCATGCAAATAAGAAACAACTCCAAATCTCTCCATTCCCACCATATTCTCCTGTCATAACACAGGACGAAATATTCCACATAGCCATATTTTATGATGCAACATCCCAATATGTTTAATGATAATTTTCCAGTAAGattattttctatttgttttattaagttttaattttatttattcactctgtgcatttaaaattattttactgttaAGTACTTAACAACATAAAAAAGGTTTTACATGGTTAAAATGACTTTAGGCTGACATTTGGCAGGCTGTATGCATTCATTCTTTGTTTTAGCACCACTTTAACCTGTTTGTgcttgtggtgggtctgattcattgaggGAAAGACATTCAtcaaggcaggaaacacccccaGACAGGCTGCCAGTCtattacagggcagacacaatTTTTAGTAGCCTTTAGTAGTCTTTTTTTAGTTGGTCTGTCTTTGGATTAgtgaaaggaaacccacacagacacaggaaaaacatgcaaacttcacacagaaaggaccctggctgcctgaccagagaatcaaacccaggcccttcttgttgtgagatgACAGCACTGTCCACTGCGCCATTATGCCGCCCTAGGCTTTTTTCAAAATAGGTTTATTCAGACTGGGTTCATTCAGATTGGGTAAACAGCAGAAAAGATTCATCCTGCCAACTCTACATGGACACAGAGAATTAACCACAGACCCATTCACTCTTCACAGGAGCCTTTGTAAATGCCTGCCATTTTAGATTTGTACAACCACACAGAGTCTAATTAGACTAATTAGAAATGTTCAGGACAAAGCAATGGTCAACCATGTGTCAGTGCTGTGTTAATGAATAGAAATCATTTCACAGCTCCACATGATGTTTACTAATATTTGTAGTAATCAAATTATTCTTAAAAGCATCATTTATTGTTCATATAAATGCTGGAATGATATTTAGCAAAGTAGATTGACAAAATTCTACAATCTAGCATGTATTTTAAAGTAAACTGGAATTTCTTATATGCAAAATctgaataatataaaaatattatttattactatcaATTTTTAGCTTTAATGAATCATATACTAGTCAGAGCACAATGCTTTAGGAAattattttttaggatttatAATGTACTACCTTGTATAAACTGAACGTGAAAGTGTGTCCTTTTATATGTTTTCCAGGAACAAAGTTGCAGTGGAGCCATGCTATCACAATAGCTGTCTGTATCTGGCTCTTCTCTGCCTTTTGGGCAGCTATGCCCTTGGTTGGTTGGGGAGAGTATGACTATGAGCCACTAAGGACCTGTTGCACTCTGGACATAAGCAAAGGCGACTGGTAtgtggttttttttatgttagaaAGAGTTGGGCAGAACATTAAATGtagaatttgtttttaaatggcaCTTGTAAGTATGTAAAGCACATTGATTTCTTGTGTAATTGACCAGGGTCCAAATAAAAGCCGGTGTCACTGTgtcaacatacactatatgaccaaaagtatttggactacTGACTATGTGTTACAAACAAGTGTTATAGAGTGATCTCTATGCCTGTGGGAACTTTTGCCCATTGACTGGGAAATGATGGTcgtcaagaaagcttcaattgATGATCCAGTTCATttaaaagctgttcagtggggctgaggtcagggctctgtgcaggtcaatGGAGtatctttaaaccaagctttactTCAGGTCTTTATAAacattgctttgtgtacagacgCACAATCGGTCTGGAACAGAAAATGAGCTTCCTAAATTGTTGCCGCAAAGTTAAATTGTTGAATTGTAATAGtctttacacctgttagcacttGTTGTGCCTGAAATACACGAATTCAAAAATTATAATGGGTGTCCCGATAATTttttccatatagtgtactcaTACACCTGTAGCCCTCTAATATGACATTTTATTAAAGGTTAAATTTCACTAAAATGCTGAACAGTATTTCAGAATGAATACATGGGTAGAAGGAATTGTACCACATcaaacatttccaatatattgtgtttaattatataaggtaaattatttaaaattaaatgcaccataacaaaatataaaaatgtaaactgatatgcaaagtaaaaatataatttttttaggcattagtgtgtgttaatatttgtatttatatgtatgtgtgt encodes:
- the rgra gene encoding retinal G protein coupled receptor a, giving the protein MVPSYPLPEGFSELDVFALGSCLLVEGLLGFLLNAVTVVAFLRIRNLRTPSNFLIFCLALADMGIASNATIAAFSSFLRYWPYGSEGCQTHGFHGFLTALSSIQFIAAIAWDRYSQYCTRTKLQWSHAITIAVCIWLFSAFWAAMPLVGWGEYDYEPLRTCCTLDISKGDWNYVSYLIPMATFNMGIQVIIVFFSYQSIKKTFKKTGQERFNCSTPLKTLLFCWGPYGILAFYAAVENANLLSPKLRMIAPIVAKTSPTFNVFVYALGSESYRGGIWQLLTGQKIEPPAIENKVK